The DNA region ATTTTTATAGGCCAAAGTTAAAGTTCTCTGTAACAAATTCCCGATCTTATTAGATAGCTCACTATTTACTCTATTAATAAAATTATTTCGGGAAAAGTTACCATCTGAGCCGAGTATTACTTCGCGGATTAGATAGAATCTGACAGGATCTAGCCCAAACTCGTCTATTAATTTTATAGGATCAATAACATTTCCTATGGATTTAGAGATTTTTTGTCCATCATTTGTCCACCACCCGTGGGCCATTATGCATTTAGGAGGCTCAAGCCCAGCAGCCATAAGAAATGCTGGCCAGTATACTGCGTGAAAACGTAAAATATCTTTACCCACCACATGGACATCAGCAGGCCAAAACTTATTATAATTATCGTGGGGAGCGGGGTATCCTAACGCCGAAATATAGTAAGTAAGAGCATCCAGCCATACATATATTACATGCTCCTCATGCTCTGGCACTTTTACCCCCCATTTAAAACTAGAACGAGAAATAGAGAGATCATGAAGCCCAGATTTAACAAAGCTAATTACTTCATTATATCTAGCAGCTGGTCTGATAAAATTAGGATTATTAGAATAAAACTCAAGCAATTTATCTTGCCACTTTGATAAGCGAAAGAAGTAACTTGGTTCTTCTACCCACTCAACTGTTGCGCCAGTAGGAGCGAGGCCATCTATTAATTCGGAGGCATTATAAAATGCTTCATCACGCAGGGAATACCAACCATTATAAGAGCTCAGATAAATATTATCGCTACTTAGTAATTGTTGCCATAAATATGTCACTGCTTGCTTATGGCGCGCTTCGGTAGTCCTAATAAAATCATCGTTAGAGATATTCAGAGATAACATTAAATTACGAAAATGCTGGGAAACCTGATCAGTAAATTGTTGTGGATCCATATTACGGGCAATAGCCGCTTTCTCCACTTTTTGTCCATGTTCATCAGTGCCGGTTAAGAACATAACGTCTTTCCCTAACAGCCTCATAAATCGAGCCATTACATCAGATATCACGCTAGTATAAGCATGACCTATATGAGGAACATCATTTACATAATAAATAGGGGTGGTAATATAGTAAGTATTGTGCATAATAAAAAATCAAATAATTTTATTAGGTTCTGGAAATATTTCTATAAATGGTCGATTTCATCATTAGGCTTTCTGCATAAGTCGAAAAATCCCTCAACTATTCTTTGACTTATGCAGGAAGTCTATGTATTAACTATATAATATTTTTTATGAATTAAGTATACTATAAAATTATTTCAAAGTGGGTAGGCAATGAAAAATTATATCTTATTAGAACAAGAATTAGAAAAAATTTCTCAAATCAATAATGTGATTTCCATTCTCTATTGGGATATTTCGGTGAATATTCCAATAGACTCGGTTAATAATAGAACAAAAGAAATAGCTTATTTATCTTCTTTATCTCATTCTATATTAAAGTCGCAGAAACTCGAAGAATTAGTAGAAGCTTGCTCTCAAGATTCAAAAGGTCTAGATGAATGGCAATTAGCGAATGTTCAAGAAACAAAGAAATATATTATTGAATCTAAATGTATAGATGATGATTTGAGAGATAAATATATTATAGCTAGTACAAAATGTGAGATGATTTGGCGTGAAGCAAGAAAAAATAATGACTATCAATTACTCAAGCCTTATTTACAGTCAGTATTAGATTATGCTAAAGAAATGGCACGTGCTAAAGCACAAAAGTTAAATTGTAGTATATATGATGCTGCGCTGGACCAATATGATCCAGGCCGTAAGGCAGAGGAAATTAGAGTAGTGTTTAATGAGATCAAAACTACTATTCCTACCTTAATTCAGCAAGTAATTGAAAAGCAAAGTAACGAGAAAGTAGTGCCAATAGTAAAGGTGGTGAATAAAGACTTACAAAAACTAATTGCCACAAGGCTAATGGAAGTAATGGAATTTAACTTTAGGAATGGTAGGTTAGATGAATCAACTCATCCATTTTGTGGAGGAACTTCTTATGATATAAGATTAACTAATAGATACAATGAATATAATATTATTTCCGGCATAATGGGCGTAGTCCATGAAACTGGCCATGGATTATATGAGTATAATTTACCTGCGCAATATAAAAATCAACCAGTGGGGAAAGGTAAAGGGATGGCGATTCATGAAAGCCAATCCTTATTTATGGAAATGCAAGTAGGGCGTTCGCAAGAGTTTTGTGAATTTTTAGCTACCTTACTTAGAGATGAATTTGATTTTAAAGGAACAGAATATACGGCTGATAACCTTTACAAATTAGTCACCAGAGTTGCTCCAAGCTTTATTAGAGTAGACGCTGATGAAGTTACTTATCCTTTACATGTAATCATTAGGTTTGAACTGGAAGAGGCCTTAATTAATGGCGAGTTATCATTAGATGATTTACCATATTATTGGAATAATAAGATACAAGAATATCTTGGTATTATGCCGCAGAATGATAGAGAAGGGTGCTTGCAAGATATTCATTGGCCTATGGGGAGTTTTGGCTATTTTCCATCTTATACTAATGGAGCTATTATTGCTTCTATGCTGATGCATCAAGCGCAAATAAAAAATGGTAATATAAAAACAGAAATAGCACAAGGAAATTTTAGTAATATCAACCATTTCTTAAATAATAATATTAGAAAATATGGTTCATTAAAAACTACTAATAAATTAGTTGAGGATGCTACCGGAGAAGAAAAGATTCAGCCTAAGATATTTCTAAATTATTTAAAACAGAAATATTTAACTTGAATGCCAGGGCACGGAGACCACAAAATCATCAACTAGATATCACCGACTAGATCGACTTATGCAGGAAGTATACTGCTATGAAGGCTTAGGCTTAGATTTTGGTATACAACCGGCACCAGCAGCTAATGGCTCAAACTTTACCTCCATATTCTCGTGGTTTGATAAACAATAACGTTTCAGGGGTACCTTAGGATCAGGTATCATGTCATCTTCACACCTGCCAGTTGCCTCTAGACCTATCGCTGTTTCATCCCAGATGGCATTACCACTATCAGGGCTTGGAGTAGTAATTGCATGGCATGTAGGGATGGGGTATTTTACGCATAAATCTAATTCTAGAAGAGTTTTATCTCTAATAGC from Candidatus Tisiphia endosymbiont of Beris chalybata includes:
- the metG gene encoding methionine--tRNA ligase encodes the protein MHNTYYITTPIYYVNDVPHIGHAYTSVISDVMARFMRLLGKDVMFLTGTDEHGQKVEKAAIARNMDPQQFTDQVSQHFRNLMLSLNISNDDFIRTTEARHKQAVTYLWQQLLSSDNIYLSSYNGWYSLRDEAFYNASELIDGLAPTGATVEWVEEPSYFFRLSKWQDKLLEFYSNNPNFIRPAARYNEVISFVKSGLHDLSISRSSFKWGVKVPEHEEHVIYVWLDALTYYISALGYPAPHDNYNKFWPADVHVVGKDILRFHAVYWPAFLMAAGLEPPKCIMAHGWWTNDGQKISKSIGNVIDPIKLIDEFGLDPVRFYLIREVILGSDGNFSRNNFINRVNSELSNKIGNLLQRTLTLAYKNNEEQIPLINEDTLNKIYDSPLIIKVEESVLQNSSSMSLFDINAVLTSIINLAEEANVYIDHEAPWNLKETNPEKMSEILYTLLELIRYIAIMLQPFIPNSANIMLDQLAVPVDQRLWKHLTKEFAITPGRDINLPTAVFPRIG
- a CDS encoding carboxypeptidase M32, with the translated sequence MKNYILLEQELEKISQINNVISILYWDISVNIPIDSVNNRTKEIAYLSSLSHSILKSQKLEELVEACSQDSKGLDEWQLANVQETKKYIIESKCIDDDLRDKYIIASTKCEMIWREARKNNDYQLLKPYLQSVLDYAKEMARAKAQKLNCSIYDAALDQYDPGRKAEEIRVVFNEIKTTIPTLIQQVIEKQSNEKVVPIVKVVNKDLQKLIATRLMEVMEFNFRNGRLDESTHPFCGGTSYDIRLTNRYNEYNIISGIMGVVHETGHGLYEYNLPAQYKNQPVGKGKGMAIHESQSLFMEMQVGRSQEFCEFLATLLRDEFDFKGTEYTADNLYKLVTRVAPSFIRVDADEVTYPLHVIIRFELEEALINGELSLDDLPYYWNNKIQEYLGIMPQNDREGCLQDIHWPMGSFGYFPSYTNGAIIASMLMHQAQIKNGNIKTEIAQGNFSNINHFLNNNIRKYGSLKTTNKLVEDATGEEKIQPKIFLNYLKQKYLT